The genomic DNA tttCAAGTTCTTCCAGGGCTgcctgctgttctttttccagttcAATCCTTTCCAACGTTCTCTATTTCAGAGGTAAcacaaaatcaattttaaaaaacagcaaaacataaAGAGAGATTAAACGGCATTGATTAGATTGCCATGAAATGCTTTGCCCAAGCTAGAtccacctttttttcttcatctagaGTTCTCTTGTAATTGTAAATCCAGTTCGCCAAGTACTGTATGGGGTCTGCAGGCTGACGCTCCACAACCTCTGCCAGACCCTTTTTTAAGCAATCTCCCAGGCAGCTCTTGAGGTATTGAGACTCCATTCGCACCTACTGACGATAAACCAACAGCCATTCGTTACCAACTGCAGAATTCAGaccacacagtcatttgctCACCTTCCTCCACCCACCCCACTGCCTTTCCCAATAGGCTGGGGAACAGAATTGgtaaaaaaacaagcaaacaaatgaggAGTTTTGGGAGTATTGACTGCATCACATGCTGAATGCGATGCTAATAATTTCATCGAAGCTAATTTAATCAGGCCATTACTAGGAGAAAATCATCTAAATGGGGTAGCGGTCCCGTCCCGTGCCGTTCCTACCAGCCCGCTCGCACGGAGCGTCCTCCCGCGTTACCGAGCAACCGCACGCCCTGCAGGCGCCTCGCGATCGGAGTAAGCGGCCGGGCGGTGTCGCTGCTGCTCCGCCCGCTGCCTTCGATCGGCCGCCGCCATTTTGCATCCGCTTCCGCCGGGTCGCGGAAGGTTGTGAGGACACCGCGCATGCGCGCAAGCGAGCGGCCCGTCTGAGGCGatggcgggcggcggcggcgtgCCGGCGGAATCCCGCGTGGGGCAAGTGGTATTGCCCGGCGACGTGCTGCTGCCGCCCGCGCACGCCGAGCAGGACCCCGAGCGGTTGCCGCTGGGAATCAGCGCGGCCCCGCGGGGACGACTGCTGTGCGGGCCGGGCCTGCGGCGCTGTGCCGGCGGGCTGCTGGTGACCAAGTGCGGGCTGCTGCGGCACCGGcaggcgggcggcggggcggcggcgggcggcgcctATTGGGTGGACTCGCAGCAGAAGCGGGTACGGCGCGGCGGCGGgctgggagggagaagggggggTGCCGGAGGGGCGCGCTGACCGCTTGTACCGCTTGTACCGCTTGTACCGCTCGCAGTACGTGCCGGTGAAGGGAGACCACGTGATCGGCATCGTGACGGGCAAGGTGGGGGATGTGTTCCGGCTGGATGTGGGCGGCAGCGAGCAGGCCTCGCTGTCCTACCTGGCCTTCGAGGGCGCGACCAAGAGGAACAGGCCTAACGTGCAGGTAACGCTGCCCGGTGTGCGGCCTCTTACCTTAGCAAAAGGTGTTTGTGCCGCTCACGCGATAATAAAGATTAACGTGGCCCGTGGCAACCTTCATCGAGGTTTTACCGTGGCCCGTGGCAGACCTGATAAAGTACTGCAGTAACAGGCCTGGCTTTTGATGCTCTTAATGTctggagaaagagaaactgaagtttGGTACTTTAAAGAGGAACAGTTATTGTGTGCCATATAATTCTGTAATCTTTGGTAGTAGCCTTCCAGATTCTAGTGGAGATATGGTTACACATCTTTAGCATTCCTAAAGATGTCGTCAATAGAAGAGGAGAACACTTCCTATTATAACAGCTCATTTCTCTATCACCTAATTCATTTCTCTATCACCAGTAATTAATCACCtaatcacaaaatggccagggttggaagggacctcaaggatcatgaagctccagcccCCCTACCACATGtggggccaccaacctccccatttaataccagaacaggctgcccaggaccccatgcaacctggccttgaacgccgCCAGGGACGAGGCATCTTctcaacttctctgggcagcctgttccagtacctcaccactctcatagtaaagaatttccctgaagatcatctagttccaatgtCCTGTCATGGGgagggttgccacccactatGCAGATCATACTGATCTtactgcccagggccccatctagCTTGATCGTGATTGCTTCCAAGTATGGGGCAGctacagctctgggcagcctgtgccagtgcctcactgccctctgagtaaagaatctTTTCCTAACACGTAACTTTtacctctcctcttttagttcaaagccattcccccttgtcctatcactccTAGGCTATATAAAAAGTCACgcccttcaagtattggaaggcttCAGTGAGGTCTACCAGGAGCTTTCTCTTgtccaagctaaacaagtctaactccctcaacctttcttcacgTGAGACGTGTTTCGGCCCTCCTCTgactcactccaacagctctgcattctTGTGACAGGGCCACAGGTTTGGACACCGTACCcgagatggggcctcatgacGGCAGAGTAAAGGGGAACAGTTATCTTGCTCACCCTACTGGATACCTCTGTTTGGATCCAGCCTAGGATGCTcctggccttctgagctgcaaatgTACACTGCTGGTTCTTGTCCAGATTTTCATCCAATTGACAACTATTTTGCTGTCTTGGTGCATGTTTATCAATGGGATGTTTCTTACAAATGTGCAGTATGATCTTCActaatgcttttttgttttctggcacTGCTTGCTTTAGGTGGGAGATCTTATTTACGGTCAGTTCCTTGTAGCAAATAAAGACATGGAACCAGAGATGGTCTGTATAGACAGCAGTGGAAGAGCAAGTGGAATGGGAGTAATTGGGCAAGATGGCTTCCTCTTTAAAGTTTCCCTAGGTCTGATAAGAAAGTAAGTACTAAGAAATCCAGTTGTGCTAACCTGtaagtgttgtggtttaacccagcaggtggctaAACACCACATAGTCATTTGCTCATCTTCCTCCGCACACTCCCCCTGCCTTTCCCAATAGGCTAGAGAAAAACAATTCTGTGCAGCTGAAACTAAGAGAGGAACATTGCATTTTTAGATAGGATATGCATAACTATCTCTAATCCAAGTAGTGTGAACTAGCCAGTAATCAAGCTATGTGGTTGTTCTAGTGCATTGATGCCAGTTTTACTGAGTAGAGGGTGCATGTACATTGAGCAGTGCGTGATTATCACAAAATATGAGTTAACAGTGATAAGTGATGGTAAAACTTCGTGTTGGTTTGATGCTGAGGGGAGGAAAAGTAGGCATCTGTTCTTTGAAAAGTAGCTATTTCATACCTGGGTTTTGTAAATTATTTGGTTTACGTGTCCTATCATCAGTGTGAACAGGTAAGTTATTTTTCAGCCTTGTTCTCGGTAACTCTTCTGACTAATTAGAGAAACAATTATCAATACACAAGTGCTCTCCTCAGGTGCATgtattttgagagaaaaacttAAATTCTGATATGGTATGACTGTTTTGGATGGACATGCAATTTGAATCATCTTACCTTTTGGAGTTGCTCTTGTGatgccagtgctgcagcttaGTTGCTGACTGATAATGATGTAATAGTTACCAAACACGAGCATTCACTTTTTCCTCTAACTCTTACTGATCTTATTTTACAGACTCTTGGCTCCCAAATGTGAAATAATTCAGGAACTGTCACAGCTGTACCCATTTGAGCTGGTGCTGGGAATGAATGGAAGAATATGggtaaaagcaaaaacagttcAACAGACTTTAATTatagtaaatattttagaagCTTGTGAATATATGACTGCGGAGCAGAGAAAACAAGCGCTTGCCAAACTGCCAGGGAATTGAGTAAGAGAAAATTTGAGCATTTGTGAGAACTGTAGAactctgtgtttatttttgtattcaCATTTATATTAAAAGTCGCACTAAATGAAGTTCCAGATGTTTTTGGTGGTTCTTCAATTCCCTTGATGCACTCAGCTGGTTCTACCTTATTTAGGATCACTTGTGATTATGAGACACTGTCCACTGTTGTGGATTTTGACTGGTGTGGAGATGGGCTTGAAAAGCTTCAATTAACTGTGGGTTTTGACatgcagttttcagtttttccagaagaaaaccagACAGTTTATAAGCTGGGTATATTTGGTTTTGCTAGTTAATTTTAGAGCTTCAAAGAGTACGTGTTAACTTGGGGGAGCTGAGAGCATCCTGTGAATCATCTGTTCTGGTCAGGTGTTCTGTATAAGTAGTGATGGATTGATCTACTGCTATCTTAGAGAATTTGAGAATAGAGACACAGGTGGAGAAATACAAGAAAGGAATTGTAGGGTGTACCTGAGAGTAATTACAGTGTGCTTCAGGCAAGTGATCAGGTACTGCTGAATGCATCGTCCCAGTGGCATTAGAACTTTCCCTGAAAGATAACCTGGCTAATAGTCTTGATGAAACAGAGTTAAGAATATCACTTCAGTATGTACATTTGGGAAACATAATGGCTAAATGGAGGtgctatgagggctgctctgaaagtaatggcTCCTGTTCTATTATTTTGGCCCACCGTGTCAGAGGTTGATGTTGGTATGGCAGTACAAGTTGAATCTTCAATATTCTGCTACACGTTGTTGCCACATAACAGATGGCAGTATAGGGgcagcatctgacatggaactGCTtgtgaagcaaagatgtgaaaTTGAACTCCTTCATGAAAAGAATTTGCACTCATTGCCATTcgttgatgcttgctgaatgtttatggggACCAAAGAGTAGATGTGAGTATGtagcccggaaggccaactatattctgagctgcattaaaaaaggagtggccagcaggaagagggagcTGATTGTACCCCTCTCCTTGGCTCTGGGACCCCCAGTACAG from Lagopus muta isolate bLagMut1 chromosome 5, bLagMut1 primary, whole genome shotgun sequence includes the following:
- the EXOSC3 gene encoding exosome complex component RRP40 isoform X1, which gives rise to MAGGGGVPAESRVGQVVLPGDVLLPPAHAEQDPERLPLGISAAPRGRLLCGPGLRRCAGGLLVTKCGLLRHRQAGGGAAAGGAYWVDSQQKRYVPVKGDHVIGIVTGKVGDVFRLDVGGSEQASLSYLAFEGATKRNRPNVQVGDLIYGQFLVANKDMEPEMVCIDSSGRASGMGVIGQDGFLFKVSLGLIRKLLAPKCEIIQELSQLYPFELVLGMNGRIWVKAKTVQQTLIIVNILEACEYMTAEQRKQALAKLPGN
- the DYDC1 gene encoding DPY30 domain-containing protein 1 isoform X2, which translates into the protein MQNGGGRSKAAGGAAATPPGRLLRSRGACRACGCSVRMESQYLKSCLGDCLKKGLAEVVERQPADPIQYLANWIYNYKRTLDEEKKRTLERIELEKEQQAALEELETLRKMKEEELMIQQRFEEQRQEQEREKLKLQNEEEKMQLQQQDPEV
- the DYDC1 gene encoding DPY30 domain-containing protein 1 isoform X1, which gives rise to MESQYLKSCLGDCLKKGLAEVVERQPADPIQYLANWIYNYKRTLDEEKKRTLERIELEKEQQAALEELETLRKMKEEELMIQQRFEEQRQEQEREKLKLQNEEEKMQLQQQDPEV
- the EXOSC3 gene encoding exosome complex component RRP40 isoform X2, which produces MAGGGGVPAESRVGQVVLPGDVLLPPAHAEQDPERLPLGISAAPRGRLLCGPGLRRCAGGLLVTKCGLLRHRQAGGGAAAGGAYWVDSQQKRVGDLIYGQFLVANKDMEPEMVCIDSSGRASGMGVIGQDGFLFKVSLGLIRKLLAPKCEIIQELSQLYPFELVLGMNGRIWVKAKTVQQTLIIVNILEACEYMTAEQRKQALAKLPGN